A region of the Myxococcus stipitatus DSM 14675 genome:
CGGACCACGTGGCCGAGGCCCGGCTGGTGCCGCTGTCCACCGTGTTCGACGCCTTCCCTCGCGCCGTGCGCGACATGGCGCGCACGCAGTCGAAGGAAGTGGACCTGCTCATCGAGAACGCCGACATCGGCGTGGACCGGTCCATGCTGGGCGACGTGCGCGACGCGCTGGTGCACCTGCTGCGCAACGCGGTGGACCACGGCCTGGAGTCTCCCGACACGCGCCAGCAGCTCGGCAAGCCGCTCACGGGGCGCATCCGCATCCGCGTCCGCGTGGACGGCGACATGCTCCACATCGAGGTGGAGGACGACGGGCGCGGCATCGACCCGGAGCGCCTGCGCCAGGTCGCCGTCAACAAGCGCCTCATCAACGCCGTGCAGGCCGCGGCGCTGTCGGAGCGCGAGGCCATCGAGCTCATCTTCCGTCCCGGCTTCTCCACCCGCGAGCAGGTCAGCGAGCTGTCCGGCCGCGGCGTGGGCATGGACGTCGTGAAGCGCAAGGTGGAGACGCTCGGCGGTTCCGTGGGGGTCAACAGCCGCATCGGCCGGGGCACCACCATCACCCTGCGGCTGCCGCAGTCGCTCGCGTTGATGAAGGTGCTGCTGGTGCGCCTGGGTGACGACGTCTACGGCATGCCCGCCGCGGACGTGGAAGCCGTGATGCGCGTCAAGCCGGAGGACCGGCTCGAGATTTTCGGCACCCTGGCGGTGCGGCACCGGGGCAAGCCCACGGCGCTCGTGGCGCTGGGGCCGCTGCTGGGGCTCAACGGCGGCAACCGGTTCGACCGTCCCCCCGCGGTGGTCGTCCGCCACGGCGAGGACCACGCGGCGCTCGTCGTCGACGGCTTCGTCGATGAGCGCGAAGTCGCCGTGAAGCCGTGTGGCGGTGAGTTCCTCAAGGGCGCGCCCTTCATCGCGGGCACCGCCGCGCTGGAGGACGGCCGCATCGCCGTGCTGCTGCACGTCCCGGACATCATGACGGAGGTGCGGCGCATGGCGCGTCCCGTCACCCAGGCGCCCACGGCCAAGCGGCTGCGGGTGCTGCTGGTGGACGACTCGCCCATCGCGCGCGCCACGGAAGGCGCGCTCGTCAAGGCGCTGGGCCACATGGTGGAGGAGGCCCAGGACGGCGAGGAGGCCTACGGCAAGGTGCAGAACAACAGCTACGACCTCATCCTCACCGACGTGCAGATGCCGAAGATGGATGGCTTCTCGCTCGCGCGCAGGCTGAAGTCGACGCCGGCCGTGGCGCGCATCCCCGTCATCATCCTGTCCTCGCTCGCCTCTCCCGAGGACAAGCGACGCGGGTTGGACGCGGGCGCGGATGCCTATCTCGTCAAGGGAGAGCTGGGCGTGGAAGTGCTCGCGCAGGCCATTGATCGGCTGACCTGAGGAGCGACACTTGGGCGGCACGGCGGTGATGGCATTCAGGGTGCTCATGGTGGGCAAGGGGCTGCGCGCGCTCGCGGCCCGAGGCCTGTTCGACGGCGAGTCGCTGGTCCCGGTCGGTCCCGTGGAGGTGGACTTCCCGGGCGCGCTCGTCGCCGTGCAGCGTCACTTCCCGGACGTGCTGCTGGTGGACCTCACGGGCCTGGAGGCCCTGGAGGCCATCGAGCAGGTCATGGCGGAGCGGCCCGTGCCGGTGCTCGCGCTGCACCCGGGGGTCCTCTCGGGACAGGAGGCCTTCCAGGCGGTGGCGCTGGGCGCGCTGGACGTGGCGGAGCGCCCGGCGATTCCGGGCCCCGAGTTCTGGGCCCACATCTCACGCAAGCTGGTGCTCCTGGCGCAGGTGAAGGCCGTGCGCCAGACGCGCTCGTCCTCGAAGCTGCCCCGGGAGGAGCTGCCCGCGCCTCCGTTCCCCCTGGTGGCCATCGCCGCGTCCCTGGGCGGACCCAAGGCCGTCGCCCAGGTCCTGCGGAAGATTCCACGAGACTTTCCCGCGCCCATCGCCTACTGCCAGCACATCAGCGAGGGTTTCACGGAGGGCCTCGCGCACTGGCTGACCATGGAGACGGCGCTCGGAGTGAGGGAGGCGGAGCACGGCATGTCGATGGCGCCGGGGACGGTGTACATCGCACCGTCGGGCAGTCACCTGTTGGTGAGACCCGAGGGCAGGCTGGAGTTGGACTCGGGGCCCGCGCTCCGGGGATTCCGGCCTTCGTGTGACATGCTGCTCACTTCGGCCGCGGAGTCCTTCGGCTCGCGCTGTGTCGGCGTCATCCTCACGGGAATGGGGCGTGATGGCGCGCGGGGAATGAAGGAGATCCGTGAGCGGGGAGGGCGGACCATCGCTCAGGATGAGGGGACGTCCGCGGTGTGGGGCATGCCTCGCGAGGCGGTGTTGCTCGGGGCGGCGCAGGAAGTCCTGCCGCTGGAGCGCATCGGCCCCACGTTGTTGCAGTGGGTGGATGCGTGCTGAACGTGAGCAACAAAGTGCTTCAACAGCTCGCCGCGCTCCTCTTGGAGCGTGCGGGGTTGAAGATCACTCCGGATGGCTTCCACAGCCTGCGGCTGGCCTTGTCCACGCGCATGCCGGTGCTCGGCGTGGAGGAGCCGGAGCGCTACCTCCAGCGACTGAACGGGCCCGGAGGCGAGGAGGAGCTGCGCTCGCTGCTGCCCCTGGTGACGGTGGGGCACACGGAGTTCTTCCGGGACGCCAAGCAGTTCCGCGCGCTGGAGAAGAGCGTGCTGCCGGACCTGCTCGCGCGGGCGCGGAGGGAGATGCGCAAGGTCTCCGTCTGGTCCGCGGGCTGCGCGACGGGCGAGGAGCCCTACAGCGTGGCCATGGTGCTGGCGGAGCTGGGCGCGCTCTCGGTCGAGGTGGACCTGTGGGCCACGGACCTGAACCTGGCGGCCGTCGAGGCCGCGCGTCAGGGCCGCTTCTCGCAGCGGCGCGCCATCAGCATCAACCCGGAGCGGCTCAGCCGGTTCTTCCGCCCCGTCGAGGACGGCTACGAGGCGCTGACCACCCTGCGTGAGTACATCCGCTTCGACGGTCAGAACCTGGCGGTCCCCGTCTTCGACAAGGTGGCGCTCGGCTCGCTGGACCTCATCCTCTGCCGCAACGTCATCATCTACTTCGACCTGCCCACCATCCGCGGGTTGATGGACCGGTTCCTCGCGGCGCTGCGGCCCGGGGGCCTGCTCTTCCTGGGGTACTCGGAGAGCCTCTTCAAGGTCTATGACCGCTTCGAGATGATCGAAGTGGATGGCGCCTTCGTCTATCGCCGTCCCCCCAGCGACCGGGGTGTGCGGCCGCCGCCGCTGCGCATCCATCCGTACCCTGGAACAGGGACGCAGGAGCCGCGCGCGCCGGAGCCGGAGCCGTTCTCTCCCGCCGTGTACGCGCGTCCGCCGGTGGATGGGGCGGCGCAAGGGGTTCGGCCTCGCACGGCTCCGGTGGACACCAGCGTCCGGGGGCCGGGGGCGATGTCCGGGACGTTCTCCACCGTGGGGACTCCGCCCGCGGCGTCCGCGACGGTGCCCGTCGGCACGCGGAGCAACGACCTGGGCCGGCCTCGCATCACCGTCGAGATTCCCGCCGTGGGCGCCGTGGACACGGGCCGCACGCGGCCGACGGTGGAGCTGCCCTCGGTGCAGGTGTCTCCTCGCGCCGCTTCCCCTGGCGAGCCGTCCGCGCTCGCGGCCTGGCCGAAGCTGCTGCCTCCGGCGGAGCGGTTGGCCATGGCGGTGCGGAAGATGACGCAGGGCGATTTCCCTGGGGCCATCGCGGGTGTGGAGCGGCTGCTGGTGGATGAGCCCAGTGACTTGGATGCGCTCCTGACGCTGGGGAACCTCTACTCGCTCACGGGCCGCATCCCGGAGGCGCGGGAGGCGTTCGCCCAGGCCATCCTGCGCGAGCCGCTGTGCGTGGAGGCGCGGGTGTTCGGAGGCGTGGCGGCGCTGCAGGCGGGGGAGTTGAAGGAGGCGCGCTCGGAGCTGGGCAAGGCGCTGTTCCTGGAGCCCACGCTGGCCATCGGCCACTACCTGCTGGCGCAGGTGCAGGAGCGCAGCCACGAGTCGGACTCGGCGCGCCGGAGCTATCGCAACGCGATTGCGCAGCTTCGCTTCCCCCAGCGCACCCTGGCCGGGCACTACCCGGAGATGCCCGACTCGGCGGAGGCCATCTCCCGCGCGGCGCGCTATGCACTCGCCGCGCTGGAAGAACAGCCTCCGCACTGACGGCTTGCGCCCTTCAGCTCAGGGCGCCCTTCACCTGGTCCAGCGACTTGCTCGGGTCCAGCACCGAGCTGAACTTCTCCTTCAGGTACTTCGTCGCCTGGCCACGCAGCAGCATGCCGGGGTCCGTGCCTTCACCCTCGACGGCCTTGTCGGTGATGACGAAGGACGCATCCAGCTTGATGCCCATCACCTTGCCGACAATCTTGGCGCCCTCGCCCTGCCAGTCCGCCTTCACTCCGTACTTGCCTCCCCAGTACTGAAGCAGCTGCTCGACGCGCTTCTTGACCTCCTCCTTCGGGAGGGAGTGGGGAATATCGAACTTCATCATGCCCATGGCACGGCTCCTGAGGTCGGTGTCCTGCCCAAGCGTTTACCGACGCCCGGGCCGGAAGGGAATTGCCATGTCACTTCGGGCCGAGCCGTTGTCAACAGCCTTGCTCACCGGCTCGTGCCTCCGCGCACGCGCTTGAGCTTCACGGGAGGGTCCTCCGGGCGTCCCCAACGTGCCATGTAGGGCGCCAGGTCGTACTTCTCCGCCGTGCGCGGCGAGCTCATGGGGCGCACCTTCCCCAGCACCTTGCGCTCCTGGAAGGGTCGGTCGTGCAGCCCCAGGACCCACATGAAGTTGGCGACGCTGGCCGGGTCTCTTCCATCCACCGCGTACTTGTCATTGAGGTGCGCGATGCGGCGCAGCCCTTCCTCCGGCGTCGGGCTCCACTCGAGAATCTTCTTGCCCCAGAGCATGCGCAGGTAGTTGTGGATGCGGCCGCGCTCCCGCAGCTCGCGCTGGGCCGCGTTCCACAGTCCGTCCGCCGTGTGCGCGTGCTCCATCTGCTCCAGTGAGTACAGGTGCTCACGCGCGTCTTTCTGATGCGTGCGCAGCGTCTCGCGGGCCCAGCCGGGAAGCGACTCCGTGGAGAGCTGCCGGGCCTCGGGCGTGTGGAAGCAGTAGTTGAAGCCCAGCTCGCGGCGCACCAGCAGCTCCTCCAGGAAGCTGCGCACCGCGGGGTCATCCGTGCCGCGTGCACGCAGCGCCGCCCGGGCCGCCTCGCCCGCGAAGAGGTTGCCCCAGTGGAAGAACGGCGACAGGCCGGACTGGTGCGAGCGACCCGGGTCATTGCGCTCGACGTCGTATCCCTCGAGCTTCTGGTGGAGGAAGGTGTCCAGCGCCTTCAATGCCGCCTTGCGTCCGCCGCGCTCCTCGAGCGGTGGAACCGAGTGGTCGATGTGGAAGCCCGACAGGGTTCGACGGGCCTCGCGCGCATCGGCCAGCTCGAAGCCCGGGGCCAGCGTGTGCGCGCGCACCTTGAGCGGGCGAGGGCGCAGCATGCGGCCCAGGTACTCCGGCCACAGCTTCTGGAGCTTCGGCCGCAGCGTGTACGCGCCCGCCTGGAGGGTGGCGATGCGCTGCATGGGCACGACGCAGGACGCGTCCACCGCGAACAACGGAACCTCCAGCGTCCTGGCCGCACCGCGGAGGTGCCCTGGGATGATGTACGTGGGGAAGAAGTCGGACACGACGGCGGCGGCGCGCCGGCCCAGCTCCGCGATGCGCGCCACGTGCTCGCGGGGATGGCGGGGCAGCTCCAGCCAGTAGGGAATCCCTCGGGAGGCGAGGGCCTGCGCCAGGTCCGCCATGCCCTCCAGGGCCCAGGCATGAAGCCGGTCCGAGGCATGGGGATGGTCCGGCCTCAGCGCCTGGTACACCACCACGGGAAGACCCAGGAGGTTGCCCAGGGCGATGGCCGTGTCGAGCGCGTGGTTCTCCTCGGCGCGATGGTTGACCATGCACCAATACAGGACGAAGTCTCTCCCCGAGGCGGGGAGGGGCACGTCCTTGACGACGATGACTCGAGCGGAATCGACGGCGAGCTCGGACCACGAGAACCCGTTGGGCATGATGAGCAGGGATGCGCGGAGCAGTCAGGCGTCGCGGAAGAATTGAAGCACGTGTGCAGGAATGCCGTGCTTGTGACGGTTGGCTTGCATGGAGCGAGGTGGGAGTGACAAGACGCGTCCAAAAAACACCATGGAGACAAGGGTTATGGTCTTCTGGCGGGCGGACCCAAGGAGTCCTTGCGTGTCATCTCTGAGAAACTGGCTCTGCATCCCCACCGTCCTCACGCTCGTGCTCTCACTCCCCGAGGCGGCGCGTGCGCAGGCCGGCACGTCGTACCCCATCACGGAACCCTCCCAGGCGCAGCCCGCGTATCCGCCCCAGGACGCCGCGCCCTCGCGAACCGACGAGTCGCAGCCGCTCCCACCAGAGGAAGGTTTGCCCAGGGTTCCCACCTCGGCGGAGCCCCACTTCGAGGACCCGCCGCAGCAGGGCTTCGAGCGCCCCATCTCCGCGCAGCCGGACCCGCACGCTTCCTCCGACCCGGCGATGGATGGCGCGCCGCCCCCGCGAGACGGGCCCCTGCCGATGGATGCGCCCAAGGCCGAGCCCCTCCCCACCGTGATGCAGGAGTCGACGCGTCCGGTCCTGACGCCGAACTCGGCCCTGCCGCCGCCGCACGTGGACAGCGGCATCCTGTTGGACGGTCAGCCGCGCATCGGCCCCTTCCTGTCCGGACCGGGCAGCTTCCGCTTCATCGCCCACCACACCACGCTCGGTGCGCTGGGCGGCTTCTTCACCCAGGCGTTCGCCAATGACTTCAGCTTCGACAAGAGCTCTCGCGAGGCGATGCTCGCCGGCACGCTGATTGGCGCGGGCCTGGGCTTCGGCGCCTCGGCGTGGTGGCAGTTCAACAACTGGGTGGACCGCCCGATGGCGAACTTCAGCATGCACAACTCCTTGGTGGGAGGCATGTTCATGGCGGGCTTCATGGACCTGTTCACCCAGGACCCGGGCGTGCTGACGTGGTCCGCGTTCCTGGGCGCGGAGCTGGGCGCGTGGCTCACCGCGGGGCTGGGCACGGGGCAGTTGCCGCTGAATGACGGCCTCCTGATGGCGTCCGGCGCGGGCTGGGGCGCGGCCTATACGGCGCTGCTGCTGGCGGTCGTCCACTTCTCCGGCTCGGACATCTCCGGCAAGACGTGGCGAGACGCGTTGCTGCTCGCGCCGGGAATCGGAGCGGGGGCGCTGGCGCTGGCCACGATGCGCTACAACCCGACGCCGTCGCAGATTCTCCGCGCGGACCTCTTCGGCTCCGGGGTGGGCGCGGCGGTGCTGCTCATCTCCGGCCTGGTGCTGGGTGGGTTCGACCAGTCCACGCCGTACGTGCTGTCGTTCCTGGGCTCCGCGGGCGCCATCACCACGGTGAGCCTCCTGTGGGAGGAGAGCGTGGACCCTTCGTCGTTGAGGTCGACGAGGGGCTCGGCGAAGGACCGGCCGTACCGCAACGTCTGGTGGTAGACGAGGCGTAGGGCGGACGAGCGAGCGTCCTGGCAAGGTGGCGGAGACGACACCACCTTCCCGGCGACATGGCGCGCGTCCATCCCTTCCCGGCCTTGCTGCCCTCTCTGGCTCGGACTCTCGAGCCCTCTGGTGTCGTGCCGCGTGGAAACGCGGCGCCCCAACCGGCTCATGTCCGGCCTCTGCTGGAGGCGGCGAATCCCTCGGCGGAGCTTCGCCGTCAGCGGGAGTCGGGGGTGTTGCTGATAGACGCCCGGCCCTCGCTGTACGTGGTGGAGGTCCACAGTCAGGCGGGCAAGCTGGGAGGCCCGCCTGTGCGCTACCTCCTCTGCGGGCTGCGGCCCGATGGCGGCGTGCCGCTGGAGCACGACCCGTATCGTCCTCGTGCCTGGGAGGTCGAGCCCGCCGTCACCCTCACCGCGGACGACCACGGTGTCTTCCGGGGGCTCCTGGCCGAGGCGAGTGAGCGAGCGGCTCCTGTCTGGGAAGGGGAGTACGACGGTCGCCTGCTCGTGCTGCGTCGAATCGAGCCCTCGCCCGTGTCCAAGCGCATCCAGGCCGTGCTGGACGAGGCGCCCATGCGCCCGCTCACCGCGCTGGCCGATGCGGGGCCGACGCTGGCGGCCATCGTGCCGCTGTCGGACCCGGGCCTGGAGTTGCTGCCCGTGCACCGCGCGCTCAAGGGCGTGGGGACGTTTCGGGAGGAGACCTTCCTCACGCTGGTGACGGCGTACGCACGTGTCTACGAATTGGATGAGCCGCTGGATACACCTCGCGGATTGGTGGCCGCGCGAGAGCGACTGGCGACGCTCATCAGCGGGCACCACGCGGTGCTGCTCGTGTTGCCCGGTGGCCGCGGCCGCATCCTGCGCTTCCGACAGGGGCTGGACCTGGCGCACTTGAAGGGCGCGCCTCGCAACCCGACGTTGCGAAGTCTGGACCTGGCCTTGCTCAACGCGCTGGTGCTCAGGACGGTGCTCGGCATCCAGGAGCCCGAGTCACCCGGGCATCCACAGGTCTTCCCCGTCGAAGGGCTGCTACCTCTGGTGAAGGGCGTGGAGACGGGGACGTTCCAGGTGGGCTTCGCCCTCAACCCTCCGCCGGTGTGGGAAGTGCGAGCCGTGATGGAGGCGCAGGCCACGTTGCCTCCGAGGACGCTGCGGGTGGAGCCGATGCCACCCGCGGGCCTGTTGTATCTCGACACGGACGCGTGACGGCTGGACGCGCGCTTCGCGTCGAGGCTCAGGGAATGGGTTCGCTGGCCACGACGGGAGGCAGTGTCCCCTGCGCGTCGCCGTGCGAGGCGCCACCCATGAACAGGGGCGGTGCTTGCGCCATGAGGTGCTCGAGGTCTTGTTCGGCCTGCTTCGCCGAAGGGTGTCCATGGTGCGAGTAACACTGGGCGCGAGCATGCAATTGGACGCTGTCCCAGATGGTGTGGGGTTCGATGGGTTGGAGCGCGGAGACACACAGGCCCAACCAGTCCACGACGAGGGAGAGCTCCACCCGCGTCTCCTGCCTCGCGATAGTGAAGGCGTCCGCGGCGAAGGGCAGGGCGAGGGCGTCGAAGAGCCTCTTGCCCAAGGCCTTGTCGGCGCGTGCGATGTCGACGAGCTCGGGGAAGACGCGGCGA
Encoded here:
- a CDS encoding polyhydroxyalkanoic acid system family protein, with the protein product MGMMKFDIPHSLPKEEVKKRVEQLLQYWGGKYGVKADWQGEGAKIVGKVMGIKLDASFVITDKAVEGEGTDPGMLLRGQATKYLKEKFSSVLDPSKSLDQVKGALS
- a CDS encoding protein-glutamate O-methyltransferase, which encodes MLNVSNKVLQQLAALLLERAGLKITPDGFHSLRLALSTRMPVLGVEEPERYLQRLNGPGGEEELRSLLPLVTVGHTEFFRDAKQFRALEKSVLPDLLARARREMRKVSVWSAGCATGEEPYSVAMVLAELGALSVEVDLWATDLNLAAVEAARQGRFSQRRAISINPERLSRFFRPVEDGYEALTTLREYIRFDGQNLAVPVFDKVALGSLDLILCRNVIIYFDLPTIRGLMDRFLAALRPGGLLFLGYSESLFKVYDRFEMIEVDGAFVYRRPPSDRGVRPPPLRIHPYPGTGTQEPRAPEPEPFSPAVYARPPVDGAAQGVRPRTAPVDTSVRGPGAMSGTFSTVGTPPAASATVPVGTRSNDLGRPRITVEIPAVGAVDTGRTRPTVELPSVQVSPRAASPGEPSALAAWPKLLPPAERLAMAVRKMTQGDFPGAIAGVERLLVDEPSDLDALLTLGNLYSLTGRIPEAREAFAQAILREPLCVEARVFGGVAALQAGELKEARSELGKALFLEPTLAIGHYLLAQVQERSHESDSARRSYRNAIAQLRFPQRTLAGHYPEMPDSAEAISRAARYALAALEEQPPH
- a CDS encoding chemotaxis protein CheB; translation: MAFRVLMVGKGLRALAARGLFDGESLVPVGPVEVDFPGALVAVQRHFPDVLLVDLTGLEALEAIEQVMAERPVPVLALHPGVLSGQEAFQAVALGALDVAERPAIPGPEFWAHISRKLVLLAQVKAVRQTRSSSKLPREELPAPPFPLVAIAASLGGPKAVAQVLRKIPRDFPAPIAYCQHISEGFTEGLAHWLTMETALGVREAEHGMSMAPGTVYIAPSGSHLLVRPEGRLELDSGPALRGFRPSCDMLLTSAAESFGSRCVGVILTGMGRDGARGMKEIRERGGRTIAQDEGTSAVWGMPREAVLLGAAQEVLPLERIGPTLLQWVDAC
- a CDS encoding DUF1015 family protein, with the protein product MARVHPFPALLPSLARTLEPSGVVPRGNAAPQPAHVRPLLEAANPSAELRRQRESGVLLIDARPSLYVVEVHSQAGKLGGPPVRYLLCGLRPDGGVPLEHDPYRPRAWEVEPAVTLTADDHGVFRGLLAEASERAAPVWEGEYDGRLLVLRRIEPSPVSKRIQAVLDEAPMRPLTALADAGPTLAAIVPLSDPGLELLPVHRALKGVGTFREETFLTLVTAYARVYELDEPLDTPRGLVAARERLATLISGHHAVLLVLPGGRGRILRFRQGLDLAHLKGAPRNPTLRSLDLALLNALVLRTVLGIQEPESPGHPQVFPVEGLLPLVKGVETGTFQVGFALNPPPVWEVRAVMEAQATLPPRTLRVEPMPPAGLLYLDTDA
- a CDS encoding deoxyribodipyrimidine photo-lyase, whose translation is MPNGFSWSELAVDSARVIVVKDVPLPASGRDFVLYWCMVNHRAEENHALDTAIALGNLLGLPVVVYQALRPDHPHASDRLHAWALEGMADLAQALASRGIPYWLELPRHPREHVARIAELGRRAAAVVSDFFPTYIIPGHLRGAARTLEVPLFAVDASCVVPMQRIATLQAGAYTLRPKLQKLWPEYLGRMLRPRPLKVRAHTLAPGFELADAREARRTLSGFHIDHSVPPLEERGGRKAALKALDTFLHQKLEGYDVERNDPGRSHQSGLSPFFHWGNLFAGEAARAALRARGTDDPAVRSFLEELLVRRELGFNYCFHTPEARQLSTESLPGWARETLRTHQKDAREHLYSLEQMEHAHTADGLWNAAQRELRERGRIHNYLRMLWGKKILEWSPTPEEGLRRIAHLNDKYAVDGRDPASVANFMWVLGLHDRPFQERKVLGKVRPMSSPRTAEKYDLAPYMARWGRPEDPPVKLKRVRGGTSR
- a CDS encoding hybrid sensor histidine kinase/response regulator, encoding MDTEALKKSLLKKFQEVTADRLQKIQLGVLDLEKETAEQAADDVARELHTMKGEARMLGLAAIGQLAHAAEDVLRAEREGRTATEIATDVMLRACDVLSDLIEDLSGANLGTSASEEMVRAMEGVSGQSAPPLPGARPAPTPPPLPVAAPPPVVAAPVAPVAHAPAPVAAPPVAPPAAHAPAHASGKGEEEAPSAAKSAIADRTIRVNVEVLDSLGLLAGDLLVESARGRLRSSETEALFERFSRLGDRFMRLAEHLELPTDVRTLLDRVESDLHMLRDDAFRFVRRNDDGINTLHGNLSKMADHVAEARLVPLSTVFDAFPRAVRDMARTQSKEVDLLIENADIGVDRSMLGDVRDALVHLLRNAVDHGLESPDTRQQLGKPLTGRIRIRVRVDGDMLHIEVEDDGRGIDPERLRQVAVNKRLINAVQAAALSEREAIELIFRPGFSTREQVSELSGRGVGMDVVKRKVETLGGSVGVNSRIGRGTTITLRLPQSLALMKVLLVRLGDDVYGMPAADVEAVMRVKPEDRLEIFGTLAVRHRGKPTALVALGPLLGLNGGNRFDRPPAVVVRHGEDHAALVVDGFVDEREVAVKPCGGEFLKGAPFIAGTAALEDGRIAVLLHVPDIMTEVRRMARPVTQAPTAKRLRVLLVDDSPIARATEGALVKALGHMVEEAQDGEEAYGKVQNNSYDLILTDVQMPKMDGFSLARRLKSTPAVARIPVIILSSLASPEDKRRGLDAGADAYLVKGELGVEVLAQAIDRLT